CGTCCGCGTTGGAATCTTCCGAGTAGTCGAGGTCCAGCAGCGTGCGGCCGCCCACGATGCCGGCGCTGACGGCGGCCACGAACTCGCGGAAGGGGGATCCGGCGAGGCCGGCCTTCTGCTGCACGAAGCGGCAGGCGTCGTAAAGCGCGACGGCGCCGCCGGTGATGGAGGCGGTGCGGGTGCCGCCGTCGGCCTGAAGCACGTCGCAGTCGATGGTGATCTGCCACTCGCCCATGGCCTTCATGTCCACGCAGGCGCGCAGGCTGCGGCCGATGAGGCGCTGGATCTCCTGCGTGCGCCCGCCCACCTCCTTGCGCTCGCGGCGGTTGCGCTCGTGCGTGGCGCGTGGGAGCATGGCGTACTCGGCGGTGACCCAGCCTTCGCCGCTGCCCTTCTTCCACGGCGGCACGCCCTGCTGGACCGACGCGGTGCACAGCACCTTCGTCTTGCCGACGGTGATGAGGCACGAGCCCTCGGCATACTCGTTGACGCCGCGCTCCAGCGTGAGGGGGCGCGCCTGGTCGTCCGCGCGGGCGGCGAAGCGCGAGGGGGTGTCGGTCATCGGTTGCTTTCCTGGCTCTGGCGCTGGAGGATGGCGGTGGTGGAGCGGCCCGGGACGAGCGGCGCGACGACGACGCGCCCGCCGGCGGCGATCACCTCTTCCGCGCCGATGATGGTATCCACGGTGTAGTCGCCGCCCTTGATGAGCACGTCGGGCAGCAGCGCGGCGATGAGCTCGCGTGGCGTGTCCTCGTCGAAGACCGTGACCGCGTCTACCGAGGCGAGGGCGGCGAGGACCAGCGCGCGGTCCTCTTGCGGGTTCACGGGACGCGGCGCACCCTTGAGGCGGCGGACGGAGGCGTCGTCATTGAGGCCGACGACGAGGACGTCGCCCAGGCTGCGCGCGGCGGCCAGGTACTCGACGTGGCCGCGATGCAGGACGTCGAAGCAGCCGTTGGTGAAGACGACGGTGCCCGTGCGCGGCCGGCCGAAGCGGCGGACCAGCTCGTCGCGCGTGAGCACCTTGTCGAACAGGACGGAGACGGGAGATGCGCTCACTGCGTATCCCCCGTCTCGTCGTCGTCCGGCGCGTTGGCGCGGATGCGCTCCAGGATGTCTGAGGCGCCCTGGCTCTTCAGCGACTCGGCGGCGCGGAGGCCGATGGCGCGCGCCTCATCCACCGTACCCGACTCGGAGGTGCGGATCACGCGCAGGCCGTCGAGGTCGGCGACGAGGGCGTGGAGCGCCAGCCGCTCTCCATCTACCGAACCCAGCGCGCCGATGGGGATCTGGCAGCCGCCTTCGAGGGCGCCGAGCAGCGCGCGCTCCGCCGTGGTCGCGGCGGCGGCACAGGCGTCGTGCAGGACGGCGAGGCGGGCGAGGACGTCGGGGTCGTCCGTGCGGGCGACGACGGCGAGGGCGCCCTGCCCCACCGCGGGAAGCCACGCGTCCGGCTCCAGGTACGCGGAGACGCGGTCCGCCCAGCCGAGGCGGAGGACACCCGCGGCGGCGAGGATGATGGCGTCGTAGCTCCCCGCGTCGAGCTTGGCGAGGCGCGTATTGAGGTTCCCGCGGAGGTCGTCCACCCGCAGGTCGGCGCGGGCGGCCATGAGCTGCGCGCGGCGGCGAAGCGAGCTGGTGCCCACGCGCGCGCCGGAGGCAAGCGCGGCGAGCGAGGACGCGGCGATGCCGTCGCGGGCGATGAGCACGTCCCGCGGATCCTCGCGGGTGGTGACCGCGGCGATGACGAGGCCGTCCGGCAGCCGCGTGGGCACGTCCTTGAGCGAGTGGACGGCCAAGTCGGCGCGGCCGGCGAGGAGCGCTTCGTCCAGCTCCTTGGTGAAGAGGCCCTTGTCGCCGATCTTCGCCAGCGGCACGTCGAGGATGCGGTCGCCCTTGGTCTTCACCACATCTACCGAAACGTCGATGGACGGATCGGCGGCGCGGAGGGCGGCTTCGACGGCGTGCGACTGCCAGAGGGCGAGCTGGCTTCCGCGGGAGACGATGCGGAGCGTGGCGTTGCTCACCACTGCGACTGCGCGCCCTGCGTGATCTTCGACACGATGTCGCGGATGGCCTTGCCGCGGCCCACGTCTACCGACTCGCGGTTGGGGTTGTACGTGCCGACGGACGAGATGGACCCGGCCTTCCACAGGGGGCGGTCGCCCTTCACGTCGTAGATCTCGGCCTGGTAGCTGATCTGCACCTCGGCCTGGAGCACGTCGATGCGCCCGTCGTTGTCGGTGGGGCGCACGTTGGCGGAGACTTCTTCGTAGCTCGTGATGCGGCCGCGGATGATGGCGTCGGCCGCGGTGCGCGAGGCCAGCCGCACGCCCAGCTGCCGCGGAAGCTCGGTCTGCAGGGTGCGCTGCACGTCGGCGCTCACGCTGGCGTACGGCGTGTCGTTGTCCCACAGGTCCACGTACACGGTGCGGACGTTGGATGGCAGGCCGCCGCCGGTGAAGTGGTAGATGCAGCCCGCGAGCAGCAGCGGGAGCGCGGCCAGCAGGCTAAGCGCCCGCGCCGCCCGGGTTCCAGGTCTCGTCTGGGAAGGATGCGACATCGGTGGACGACTCGGTCGTGAGGGTCAGGGTGCGGTACGCGGCCCAGTCGCGGTATTCCGTGCGCTGGAGCGCGCCGCCGCTGCCGTAGGTGAGCTCGATGGATTCGCGGAGGCCGCCGCCCACCAGGCGGCGGACGCTGCGCAGGACGCTGCCGCGCGACTTGAACTCCAGCGTGGCGCCGTCGGCCGCGGCGTAGCGGAGGACGGTGTCGCTGCCGGACGGCTTCGCGTCCAGCAGCCGCGCGCCCGCGGGCGGGCGGACGACGCCCAGGGCGCCCCAGAGCAGCGCGGGCGACGGGAGCGGCACACGGTCAGCCACGTTGGCGGGCACGCGCGGCGTCTCGCCCACGAGCGCTGCGGCGAGATACGTCTCGCCCTGCGGGCCGAACAGGTCCAGGCGGATGCGGTCCGGTGCGGCGACCCGAGCGACGCCGCGGCCGCGGAACTTGGCGCCGGCTTCGTCCAGCTGCCAGGCGAAGAGAACACGCTTGGGCGACGAAGGCTGCGTCGCGGCCTGGAGCTGTTGCGCGAGGACCATGGCGACAGCCGCGCTTCCGCCTGTGCCGCCTTCCGGAGGCGCTGCGGTGCTTCCGCTTCCGCTCGTCGCTTGTGTGGAGGCGGACGGAGGCGATGAGGGCGTCGTCTCGGGCGCGGGGCCGGTCGCGGGCGCGGCCCGGCCTCCGCAAGCGGCGGCGAGGGACAGCGCCAGCGCATATAGAGATGTCGTGCGGACGTTTCGGTGCATGCTCAGCGAACCTCTTCCACTCGGATGATCCGGTCGCCCTGGACGACGCGGTCCACCACGTCCATCCCCCGCACCACGCGCCCGAACACGGTGTAGCCCGCGTCCAGGTGCGGCTGCGCGGAGTGGGTGATGAACCACTGGCTACCGCCCGTGTCGGGACCGGAGAGCGCCATGCCCAGCGTGCCGCGCGCGTACGGCTCGCGGTTCAGCTCGTCGCGGATGGCATACCCCGGACCGCCGGAAGTGTCCCCCCGCGGATCGCCGCCCTGGATGACGAAGTTGGGCACCACGCGCGGCCATTCCTGCCCATCGAAGAAGCCGCGGCCGGCAAGCGCGAGGAAGCTCTCCACCGTGAGCGGCGCGACGTCGGACAGCAGCTCGACCTCGATCTCGCCGCGGTTGGTGACGATGCGGGCGTGGCGGCGCGCGCGGCCGGCGAGCACGGAGGCGACGTCTTCGCGGACGATGCGCTGGTACTCGGCGGCGGGGCGATTCGGCTCGATGGGGAGCGGCGGACCCCACGCGGCGGCTAGCGTGTCGCCGAACGCGGCGGCGGCGTGCTGGCGCGCGAGGTAGTCGTCGGGGCGCTGATAGCGGGCGAAGAAGGAGCGGGCAGATGCGTCCGTCGTCGCCTTGCGCATGGCACCGAGGGCGTCGATGGCGGCGAGGGCGGCGTCGTCCACCGTGTCGGCCTGGGCGCGGCCGTACGCGTCGAGCACGGCGGGAAGGGTGGACGGGTCCGCGAGCGTGCCCAGCGCGCCGAGGGCCGTGGTGCGCACCTGCGCGTCGCCGCTGCCGAGCGATTCCACGAGCAGCGGCTGGAGCGGCGCAAGGTTCTTCCCCGCGGCCTCTACGACGGCGCCGAGGACGGTAGATGCGACGCGGCCGTCGCGGTCCCGGACGAGGGCGAGCGCCTGTGCGTTGTACGCGGCCCCAAGCGCGGCGAACGCCTGCCCCGCGGCGGCGCGGAGGCGCCACGACGGATCGGCCGACCACGACGTGGCGACGGAGGCCGCATCGGACGGGCTGGCGGTGACGAGCGCCGCGAGGGCGGCGGTGCGGATGCCGACCGGGCGCGAGGCATCTCCCGTGGCCGTGCGCAGGTCGGGCGCGGCGGCGGCGGCTTTCGTACCGAGGCGAGCCAGCGCTTCCGCAGCGACGAGCGCCTGGTGCACGTCCGAGCCGCCGAGCAGGCGGCGCAGCGCGGCGATGGACTCCGCGCCGGCGTGCGTGCCGAGGGCGCGTGTGGCGTTCACGCGCACGGCCTGGTCCGCATCCACGGTCCCGCGCAGGAGAACGGCGAGCGCGGCCGGGGCGCCGACGGAGGACGAGTCGGCGAGAGGCGCGGTCAGCGCGCGGACGGCGAAGGAGCGAACCCGCGCATCATCATCTCCCGCAACGCGGTACAGTGCCTCGGCGGAGCGCGGGTCCGGGCGGCGGCTCAGGGCGTATGCGGCACGCCAGCGAATCTCCGGGTCCGTGCTGGCGAGCCACGCGAGGATGGGAGAGACGTCCGCCGGGCGCGGGAACTTCCAGACGGCGAGGAGCGCCGGGCCGACGGCGGCGACGCGATTCGGTCCGGCGACGCGGACGGTGCGGAGGAAGCCTTTCACGGCAGCGCGAGAGGCGGCCGTCTTCAGCTTTCCGAGCGCCGCAGCAGCCTCGCCGACGACGGTGGGGCGGCTGTCGATCTGCCCCGCGTCGAGGAGCGCCGCGAGGGCGGGGACGGCGGCGGTGTCGCCCATCTGCCCCAGCGAGAACGCGGCGGAGGCTGCGACGGCGGTATCCGCATCGCCCAGCATCTGCACGAGCTGCGGGACGCCGCGGCGGTCCTTGATGCGGCCGATGGCGAGCGCGGCGCGCTGGCGAATCTCCGCGTTCGGCGCAGCGGCGTACGAGGCGAGCGCTGCCGCATCGTACTCACGGCGGTCCTCCAAGCGCAGCAGCGCCGCAGCGGCGTCGAGGTCAGCCGCGTCGGACAGCAGGTGGCGCGCGGAAATCGCCGCGGGCGCGGACGAGCCGGCCGGGCGCGGAACCGTGGCGCAGCCGGCGAGCAGGAGCGTGGTCGCGGAGACGGCGAAGATGCGGTGCGGATGCATGGCTACCCGTTCCCGAGTGCGGTGCGGAAGGCATCCACCAGGTTCGGCGGAAGGGTGCGCGTGCTGCCCGATCGGTCGATGGCGATCAGCGAGGTCGACGCGGTCGCCAGCTTCTTCGTCCCGCCGTCTTCATCCACCCGCCAGACCGTGTAGCCGAAGGTGACGGCGCGCGAGCGGACCTGCTCCAGCCGCGCCTCCACGCGGATCAGGTCGTCGTAGCGCGCGGCCAGGTGGTAGCGCAGCGACGCGTCGGAGACGGCGAGCATGATGCCCTCCTTCTCCACGTCGGCGTACGACTTCCACAGCTGGCGAATCAGCTCGGTGCGTCCGATCTCGCACCACGGCAGGTAGTTGGCGTGGTACACGATGCCCATCTGGTCCGTCTCCGAGTAGCGGACGCGGAACTCGACGGTGCACGCCGGCTGGGATGCCATGGGTTTCGGAAGCGCTGGACGGGGTGGGCGTTGGGCGTGCTCGCGAGGGGCGAGCGCCGGGCGGGATAGTACCGGCGCGCGATGGGAGTGTCAAACGCGCGGCGAGCGAGCCTGGCGGTTGAAACCGCGGCAACGACGGCGCAAAGTCCGCCTGCGCGGACTAACGGCACGAGGCGGCGGGGAGCGCGTCAGGCTTCGGCGGGAGCCGGCGCGGCGGCGAGGGTCCCATCGGCCGACGACGTGGGAGGCGGTATTGTGGGCGGGTGGGGCGCGGACTAGCTTTTCGCGCCTATGGAGAAACCCGTCATCATCGTATCGGACATACACCTGGGCGCCGTGCCGGAGCGCACGGAGCGGGCGTTCCGCGAGTTCCTGGGCTGGGTGCAGCGGGAGGGCAGCGAGCTGCTCATCAACGGCGACCTGTTCGACTTCTGGTTCGAGTACCGCACCGTCATCCCCCGCAAGCACTTCCGCGTGGTCGCGAAGATCGCCGAGGTGGTGGAGGCGGGCGTGCCGGTGACGTTCATCGGCGGCAACCACGACGCTTGGGCGGGCAGCTTCCTGAGCGGCGAGGTGGGGATGCGGCTGCTGGACGGGCCGGTGGAGATGACGCTGGCCGGCCGCCGCACGCTGGTGGCGCACGGCGACGGCGTGGGTCGCGGCGACTACAAGTACCGCGCGCTGCGGAAGGTCATCCGGCACCCGGTGTCCATCGGCGCGTTCCGCATTCTGCACCCGGACCTGGGCGGGCGCATCGCGGGGATGGCATCCACCACGAAGCACAAGGCGGGCGGCGAGGAAGCGGCGGCACGTGGGCGCGCGAGCTTCATCGAGGCGTGGGCGCGGGAACGGCTGGCGGAAGATGCGGGGCTGGACCTGGTGGTCGCCGGCCACGCGCACGTTCCCAGCGTGGTGGAGGCGGCGCCGGGGCGGTTCTACGCGAACGCCGGCGACTGGATCCGCAACTACACGTACCTCGTCCTGCGCCCCGGCACATCCGCGCCCGAGCTGCACACGTGGCCGGTGGATGGTGAGCAGGGTTGATGCGCGGCGCCTCGATGTGAGGCGGAGGGGTGATCCGTCGAACGATGCTTCGGGGGATGAGCGGCGGTCCAGAACAATTTTCGCGGCGGACGCAGCGGATGCGATAAATCGCACCCCTACATGTGGTTAGGTTGTAGTGGGTGTCAGACGTCGAGGTGGGCGACGGGGATGGGGGCGCCCCAGAGGCGTTGGACGACGGGGGCGACTTCGGCGGGGGTGGCGGTGGTGAGGACGCGGATAGAGCCGTCGCCGCCGGTCTCCAGCAGGCCGGCCTCGTCCAGCACGCGCTCGGTGCGGCGGGCGATGGCGGGACCGCTGTCCAGCAGCGTGACGTGCGGCCCGAGTGAGGCCGCGATGGCCTCGCGGACGAACGGGTAGTGCGTGCAGCCCAGGACTACGGTGTCCACGTCCGCATCGCGCAGCGGACGGGTTAGCGTGTCGAGGGTGACCCCGAGCGCATCTCCTTCCAGCAGGCCATCTTCCACCATGTCCACCAGGCCGGGGCACGCCTGCGCGACCACCTCGACGCCGGCGGCGTGGTTGGCGAGCAGGCGCGCGAAGCGGTCTGAGCGCAAGGTGCCAGCGGTGGCCATCACGCCCACCCGGCCGTTCTTGGTCTGCGCGACGGCAGGCTTCACCGCGGGCTCCAGGCCGATCACGGGGATGGTGAGCACCTCGCGCAACTGCTCCAGCGCGGCGCCCGACGCGGTGTTGCAGGCAACGACGAGCACCTTGGCGCCCGCGTCCTGAATCCACCGGCCGATGGCGAGGGTGCGGGCGCGCACCTCTTCCAGCGAGCGGTCGCCGTACGGGCACCAGGCGGTGTCGGCCACGTAGAGCAGGTGCTCGGCGGGGAGGTGGCTGCGGATCTCGCGCGCGACGCTCAGGCCCCCCACGCCCGAGTCGAAGACGCCGACCGGGCGCGCGCTCACGGCTTCTTCCCCACGGGCACGCTGCCCTGGACGACGACGCCGTCGCGGGTGGGCATGGCGCCCACGTGCGCGTCGAAGTCGGCGAGGTGGGCGGCCACGAACGCATCGGCGCCGGAGAAGAAGAACCAGAAGGCCGAGAGGGTGATCCAGTCCTCGCGCTGCGCCAGGCGGCCGCGCACCAGCGGGGTGTTGGTCGTGCTGTCCTGCGCGCCGGATGCCTGAAGGTCGCGCTGGAGCCGCTGCGCCTGCCGGAGCCGCTGCTGGGACTTGTAGACCATGAAGAGGCTGCCGGTCTCCAGCCCGAAGTAGACGGCGCCGCGGCCCGGCGAGCCCAGCTTGGACTGGCCCCAGCCGGGCAGGACCAGCGAGTGCAGGAACGCGCTCTTGGGGCTGATGCGGCGCCGGCCCAGCGAGTCGCGGTACAGCGTGTCGCCCGCGGCTGCGCGGCGCGATGCGGCGGCCTCGGCGGCGGCGCGGCTGGATGCGGTGGTCACGCTGTCGCGCCCCGCGGGCCGCGCTACGGGACGCGTCGGAACGGTGTCGACCACCACGACCTGCGCCCGCACCGGCGCGGCGGCGAGCGCGAGGGCGCAGGCGGCGAGCAACGGTGCGAGGCGAAGGGTCGGGCGGGTTCGGAGACTGAAGTGCATCGCGTGTGGGACGGGGCGAGTGCGTGTGTCGGCTCGGGTCGTGCGCGGCCGGTGCAAGCCGTGGTCCGCCGCGCGTGCTGGTACACTGCGCGCCGGACGAAGATTCCGCGCCGGCGCTGCATCATCATCGCGCGTTGGCCGCTGGCACCAACCTAGCGGATGCGCGGGGGCTCGCAACCGTCCGCCGCCGGGATTTGGCCGCGGCGGGCGAATGTACGTGCCGCGGCCGTGCATCAACCGATCGACGCGTCACGGCGACGCTCCCCGTTCCGTCGCGGCTTCGTTCGATCAGGCTCGACGTTGGAAGATGGTGATCGACGGTAGATGAGCGGCGGTGGCGCTCGTCAAGTGCAAAACGGATGGACGCTCTCCAACACAACGGATCGACGGTAGATGCTCAAGCTCGATATCGGCCGAATGCTCTTCCCCGCCCTGCGCGCCGCGCCGGTGGCCGCTCTCTGCGCATGCGCCGCGGGGCCGCGCACCGATCCGCATCCCCCGAGCCCGTCATCGTCCACGCCTTCGGCAGATGCGCCTGCCGCGCGCGTGGAGGCGAGCGGAACGCTGGTGCTGGTGGGGACCACGGACACGCACGGCTGGCTGCTGCCGTACGACTACTACACGGGGCGGGAGACGGAGAACGGCCTGTCGCGCCTGGCGCCGCAGATCGACAGCATCCGCGACGCGAACCCGGGCCGCACGGCGCTCTTCGACTCCGGCGATCTGCTGCAGGGCACGCCGCTGGACTTCGTCTACTCTCGCAGCGCCCCCGGCGAGGTGCACCCCGTTGCGCTGGCGATGAACCTGATGCGGTACGACGCGGCGGCCATCGGCAACCACGAATTCAACTACGGCATCGACCACCTGAACGAGGTGGCGGGCCAGATGCGCTTCCCGCTCATGTCCGCGAATGTGTTCCGCGCGGGCACGAACGAGCACGCATACGAGCCGTACACGCTGATCGAGCGGAACGTGGGCGGGCGGCCGGTGCGCATCGGGATCACGGCGGTGACGCCGCCGGGCGTGGCGATCTGGGACCGCGACCGCGTGGCCGGGCGCTTGGACTTCCGCGACATCGTGGCGAGCGTTCGGCCGGTGATCGCGGAGATGCGGTCGCGCGGCGCCGACGTGATCGTGGTGACGGCGCACAGCGGTCTGGAGGGCAGCAGCTACGACACGGCGGCCACGCACGTGCCGGTGGAGAATGCGGCGGCGGACATGGCGCGCCAGGTGCCCGGCATCGACGTGATCTTCCTGGGCCACACGCACCGCGAGCTGGCGGACACCACCATCGGCACCACGCTGCTGACGCAGGCGAAGAACTGGGGCACCTCCATCGCGGTGGCGGACGTGGGCGTGGAGATGCGGGGCGGGCGGTGGCGGGTGACGGAGAAGCACGGCAAGATCCTGCGCCCGCGCCCCGGCGCCGACTCGCCCGAGCTGCGCGCGGCGCTGGCGGAGGCGCACCGGCGCACGCAGGGGTACGTGGGCCGCCGCATCGGCACCTCCACGGCGGAGTGGACGTCTACCGACGCGCGGGTGCGCGACACGCCGATCCTCGATCTCATCAACGACGTGCAGCGGCGGGTGACGGGCGCCGACCTATCCGCCGCGGCGGCGTTCTCGCTCACGTCGCACATCCCGCGCGGACCGGTCACGGTGGCGGACGTGGCGGGCATCTATATCTACGACAACACGTTGAAGTCCATCCGCATTAGCGGGGCGCAACTGCGGGCGTTCCTGGAGAAGAGCGCGGAATACTACCTGCCCTGCCCCGGCGGCTCGTGCCCGCGCGTGACGAGCACGACGGTGCCCGGCTACAACTTCGACGTGGTGAGCGGCGTCGACTATACGATCGATCTCACCAAGCCTGTCGGGCAGCGGATCACGCGCCTGGAGCGGAACGGGCGGCCGGTCGCGCCAGCGGACAGCTTCACGATGGCCGTGAACAACTACCGCGCGAGCGGCAGCGGCGGCTACTCGATGCTGATCGGCGCGCTGGTGGTGTACGACCGCGGCGAAAGCATCCGCGACCTGATGATCGCCGACATCCAGCGCCGCGGCACGCTTTCGTCGGGGGACGTGTTCCGGAAGAACTGGGAGATCGTCCCCGCCGCCTTGGCCGAGCGCGCGCTGGCGGAGCAGAACGCCGAGGCGCAGAACAAGTAGGCGAAGATCCAGGAGGGGCAGAACGAGCAGGGTGAAGAACAGCCAGGCGGCGAACACGCACGTGAAGAACATTTTAGGCGTCGGCATCGCCCTGGCGGCTAAAGCCGCGGGCTACGACCGCGCGGACCCCGCCTGCGCGGGCTGCTGCCGGGAGAAGGTCGCGGCTCGGAAGCGGTGTCGTGCGTGAAAGGACGAGGGCGGATGGGTTTCCGCCGCTCCTGTCAATCTCCGGGATCGTGCGCACGGCGGCGGCTTGCCGGGGGATCGATTCCCGGCAACACCGGGCTTGCAGGCTACGCCGGGCCGCGTCATCCGATGGACGTTGCGAAAACCGAGGGCTGAGATAGAGAGGGAGAAGCCACGTGATCCCGCTGAAGGACGAGAACCCGACGGAGATCACCCCGTTCGTAACGATGCTGGTCATCGGCCTGAACGTGGTGGTGTGGTTCCTGGTGCAGGGCGCCGGGTCCGAGCCCATGCTGCGCGCGTCGGTGGCGCACTTCGGCACGTACCCTTGCGAGCTTACGGGCGTCTGCTCCGCGCATGCGTGGAGCACCGGGTGGGCGTCGCTGCTCACGTCGATGTTCATGCACGGCGGATGGGAGCACATCATCGGCAACATGCTGTTCCTGTGGGTCTTCGGGAACAACATCGAGGATAGCATGGGCCACCTGCGGTTCGTGGTCTTCTACCTCGTATGCGGGCTGGCGGCGGGGCTGGCGCACGTGGCGCTCTCGCCCGCGAGCGACCTGCCGACGGTCGGGGCGAGCGGCGCCATCAGCGGCATCATGGGCGCGTACATCGTGCTGTATCCGCGCGCCAAGGTGCGCACGTGGGTGCCGCCCATCTTCATCTGGAACCTGCCCGCGTGGGTGCTGCTGGGATGGTGGTTCGTGGTGCAGCTTCTGGGCGGGCTGAGCGCGACGGGCAACCCCGGCGAGAGCGGGGGCGTGGCCGTGTGGGCGCACGTGGGCGGCTTCGTGGCGGGCGTAGCGCTCATCCACCTGTTCCGCGACCGCACGCTGGTGCGCGCCAAGCGGGCGGGCGTGGTGCTGCCGCCGGACGAGGTGGCGCGCCACGAATGGTGAGCGTTAGGTTGTGCGCGGGGATCGCGAGGCTCCGCAAGCCCTCGCCCGCCCCGCCCTTCCGCGCCCCGCCCGCCGGACCGCCCACGCGGCCAAGGTCCGGACGCACGGTGCCGCTGCCCACGCAGCGGCGCTTTTCTTAGGCGGCAGCCGGGAGACGCGCGGCGGTGAACGCACACACCGCACGGAAGGATACACGATGGCGAGAGAGGTCACGCGCGAGCTGCTGCACCGGCTGCCCAAGGCCGAGCTGCACGTTCACCTGGACGGGTCGCTGCGGCCCGAGACCATGCTGGAGCTGGCGGCGGAATACGGAAAGCCGATGCCGGCGGAGGATGCTGAGGCGCTGCGCGACTACATGCACGTGCAGGACGCCCGCAATCTCGTGGAGTACCTGGCACGCTTCGAGATCACGCTCTCCGTGATGCAGACGGCCGAGGCGCTGGAGCGGATCGCGTACGAGCTGGCGGCGGACCTGGCAGAGGAGAACGTGAGATACGCGGAGATCCGCTACTCGCCCATCCTGCACACCGCCGGCGCCATGCCGCTCACCGAGGCGGTCGACGCGCCCCTGCGGGGCCTGAAGCGCGCCGAGGACGAGCTGGGCATCCGCACCAGCCTCATCATCTGCGGCATCCGCAACATGGACCCGGGCACCTCGCGCGACCTGGCGGACCTGACGGTGGCGTACAAGGACCGCGGCGTGGTGGCCTTCGACCTGGCCGGGGCGGAGTACAACTATCCCGCGAAGAAGCACAAGGACGCCTTCTACACCGTCATCAACAAGAACATGGCGGCCACGATCCACGCGGGCGAGGCGTACGGGCCCGAATCCATCCACCAGGCGCTGCACTACTGCCAGGCCGACCGCATCGGCCACGGCACGCGGCTGTTCGAGGACCCGGACCTGATGCGATACGTGAACGACTTCCGCATCCCCATCGAGATCTGCCTCACCAGCAACGTGCAGACGCGCGCGGTCGCCACGTTCGCGGACCACCCGGTGCGCCAGTACTACGACGAGGGCCTGGTGCTCAGCCTGAACACCGACAACCGGCTGATGAGCGCCACCACGGTCACCGAGGAATACTGGCGCGCGCACCAGCACCTGGGCTTCACCTGGGACGAGCTGGTGAACATCGCGCTCATGGGCTTCGAGAGCTCCTTCCTGCACCGCGTTGACAAGAACGCGATGACGAAGAAGGTGAAGCAGGAGATCGAAGCACTTACGGCGTAACACGGTAGATGTGAACGCATCGAGTCGTTTCGATGCAAGAACGGCGGTCCCGGCGAGAGATGGCATCTCGCCGGGACCGCCGTTTCTCTGTTCGATTCCGGCCGCTCACCCTCTCGGCGGGTGAGCGGACGGCAGATCACATCAGGTGCGGATGCTCGATGAACGACTCGCCGCGCGGGGAGAAGACGACAGTGCGGCTCCCGGCCACCCGCCGCGCGTAGCCCAGCGCGAACAGCCGCTCGAGCAGCGCCGCTCCGACTCCGCCTGCGAGGTGCGTTCGGCGCTCGCTCCAGTCCAGGCACGGCCGGCAGAGCGGCCGCCGCCGCGCCCGTAGCGCGCCAAGGTCGACACCCATCGCCCCGCACCACGCCGTTCCTTCCGCCGACAGCGCGACCGAGCCGTCGTCCCCGCCGATCAGCCCCAGCTCGCGGAGGCGGTCGAGCAGGCGCACCGCGGCTTCTCCCGCGAGATGGTCGTAGCAGACGCGCGCGCGGCGCAGGCTCTCGTCGCGGAGGCCCGTCCGCACCGCGCCTCCACGTCCGCGCGGGGCGATGCTCATCAGCTGCTCCAGGATGGCCGCCACTTCGGGGGCGCCGATGCGGAAGTAGCGGTGGCGGCCCTGCTTCTCCATCGCGACGATGCCTTCGGCCGTGAGGCGCGAGAGGTGGCTGCTGGCAGTAGATGGCGTGACGCCGCCGCTCATCGCCAGCTCCGTCGCGGTGAGCGCGCGTCCATCCATGAGCATCATGAGCATCCGCGCGCGCGTGGGATCCGCAATCGCGCCAGCAACGGAAGCGAGGTTCGGCATGTC
This window of the Longimicrobiaceae bacterium genome carries:
- a CDS encoding UDP-2,3-diacylglucosamine diphosphatase yields the protein MEKPVIIVSDIHLGAVPERTERAFREFLGWVQREGSELLINGDLFDFWFEYRTVIPRKHFRVVAKIAEVVEAGVPVTFIGGNHDAWAGSFLSGEVGMRLLDGPVEMTLAGRRTLVAHGDGVGRGDYKYRALRKVIRHPVSIGAFRILHPDLGGRIAGMASTTKHKAGGEEAAARGRASFIEAWARERLAEDAGLDLVVAGHAHVPSVVEAAPGRFYANAGDWIRNYTYLVLRPGTSAPELHTWPVDGEQG
- the murI gene encoding glutamate racemase, whose protein sequence is MSARPVGVFDSGVGGLSVAREIRSHLPAEHLLYVADTAWCPYGDRSLEEVRARTLAIGRWIQDAGAKVLVVACNTASGAALEQLREVLTIPVIGLEPAVKPAVAQTKNGRVGVMATAGTLRSDRFARLLANHAAGVEVVAQACPGLVDMVEDGLLEGDALGVTLDTLTRPLRDADVDTVVLGCTHYPFVREAIAASLGPHVTLLDSGPAIARRTERVLDEAGLLETGGDGSIRVLTTATPAEVAPVVQRLWGAPIPVAHLDV
- a CDS encoding DUF5683 domain-containing protein; this encodes MLAACALALAAAPVRAQVVVVDTVPTRPVARPAGRDSVTTASSRAAAEAAASRRAAAGDTLYRDSLGRRRISPKSAFLHSLVLPGWGQSKLGSPGRGAVYFGLETGSLFMVYKSQQRLRQAQRLQRDLQASGAQDSTTNTPLVRGRLAQREDWITLSAFWFFFSGADAFVAAHLADFDAHVGAMPTRDGVVVQGSVPVGKKP
- a CDS encoding 5'-nucleotidase C-terminal domain-containing protein gives rise to the protein MLKLDIGRMLFPALRAAPVAALCACAAGPRTDPHPPSPSSSTPSADAPAARVEASGTLVLVGTTDTHGWLLPYDYYTGRETENGLSRLAPQIDSIRDANPGRTALFDSGDLLQGTPLDFVYSRSAPGEVHPVALAMNLMRYDAAAIGNHEFNYGIDHLNEVAGQMRFPLMSANVFRAGTNEHAYEPYTLIERNVGGRPVRIGITAVTPPGVAIWDRDRVAGRLDFRDIVASVRPVIAEMRSRGADVIVVTAHSGLEGSSYDTAATHVPVENAAADMARQVPGIDVIFLGHTHRELADTTIGTTLLTQAKNWGTSIAVADVGVEMRGGRWRVTEKHGKILRPRPGADSPELRAALAEAHRRTQGYVGRRIGTSTAEWTSTDARVRDTPILDLINDVQRRVTGADLSAAAAFSLTSHIPRGPVTVADVAGIYIYDNTLKSIRISGAQLRAFLEKSAEYYLPCPGGSCPRVTSTTVPGYNFDVVSGVDYTIDLTKPVGQRITRLERNGRPVAPADSFTMAVNNYRASGSGGYSMLIGALVVYDRGESIRDLMIADIQRRGTLSSGDVFRKNWEIVPAALAERALAEQNAEAQNK
- a CDS encoding rhomboid family intramembrane serine protease; amino-acid sequence: MIPLKDENPTEITPFVTMLVIGLNVVVWFLVQGAGSEPMLRASVAHFGTYPCELTGVCSAHAWSTGWASLLTSMFMHGGWEHIIGNMLFLWVFGNNIEDSMGHLRFVVFYLVCGLAAGLAHVALSPASDLPTVGASGAISGIMGAYIVLYPRAKVRTWVPPIFIWNLPAWVLLGWWFVVQLLGGLSATGNPGESGGVAVWAHVGGFVAGVALIHLFRDRTLVRAKRAGVVLPPDEVARHEW
- the add gene encoding adenosine deaminase, which codes for MAREVTRELLHRLPKAELHVHLDGSLRPETMLELAAEYGKPMPAEDAEALRDYMHVQDARNLVEYLARFEITLSVMQTAEALERIAYELAADLAEENVRYAEIRYSPILHTAGAMPLTEAVDAPLRGLKRAEDELGIRTSLIICGIRNMDPGTSRDLADLTVAYKDRGVVAFDLAGAEYNYPAKKHKDAFYTVINKNMAATIHAGEAYGPESIHQALHYCQADRIGHGTRLFEDPDLMRYVNDFRIPIEICLTSNVQTRAVATFADHPVRQYYDEGLVLSLNTDNRLMSATTVTEEYWRAHQHLGFTWDELVNIALMGFESSFLHRVDKNAMTKKVKQEIEALTA